Proteins found in one Gadus macrocephalus chromosome 23, ASM3116895v1 genomic segment:
- the ccdc191 gene encoding coiled-coil domain-containing protein 191: MAFQGDNHLLNWRRRSKRKTPGQKMQLKMDDIDEWMKRVEMASEFAVSEVLTSGANSRAMALQSAEQLQDHDDAYSEAQALLSDWMSSKLRLELEMDEEDDPATPAVPTAVLPAFMDYSSFDELYNHLAEEEEGKTVSSFLQELMDRELLDPGTAQDLLLDLDPARRRTRDPSVTMEARHRQVRETRARRDAERERLRRAQEARRAALEEARQRECEAEARRREEARRGEALVQKEMGRLRRQMEEQKALEQRGRQKEREKLDRQKAAVLPPSAGPSFSTYRPPAEQSQSRLHILNLQCLQRPFSGWYSVVLERRLQLGRAAALCDWRRSLRAWRAWRTLVWAAREHREREATEEELRTEHRHDQLAAGGDRRRLLRRCFSTWQLWWQSEKGQRELLAQQEQTRSKMAALISAASTGRLRGPEAPAQGLGPPGPTGEGADPPGVPDRVGTVRQKKTDVLPPAPSSGRQGDSPAVPPLMRPPQPWQVTRRHAAVSACERRQAQRRRGAGGGADQGPRSEPRHAAQQHTIALQRKLLREQQEHILLLQKEHCLLEARGAAAPPPSHGAPEQRAQGRTGDQNSWGRTPTRNAANQQRPLLDPVVMAMEERARLRLERRREVEEMRRKKEEEKLAQMKAEEEERRRQEQEERREEERRRREERRLQREREEQQQQHVRSQQALQTTARHHHQRSLLLRRGLAPWQRLLRLKRGHEQLAVRHHRGRVLSTGLRAWHHWTRASLSEKQAAADQLNRQLLLRQAVACWRRLVECRARLEERAQDHHRATAQRRVLRALLALLTRERLLQWDRLEEARQHSSRRVLRRCLRVWVLLPGRQREEREKEARREQLRRRVEEVLPDFRCSPLGSF, translated from the exons ATGGCATTTCAAGGAGACAATCATCTTTTAAACTGGAGAAGACGCAGCAAACGAAAAACACCTGGCCAGAAG ATGCAACTGAAGATGGACGATATTGATGAATGGATGAAG CGAGTGGAAATGGCCTCCGAGTTTGCGGTGTCAGAGGTGTTGACCTCTGGAGCTAACAGCCGAGCGATGGCTCTGCAAAGCGCCGAGCAGTTACAAGATCACGACGACGCTTACAGCGAAG CTCAGGCCCTTCTCAGTGATTGGATGAGCAGTAAGTTACGGCTTGAGCTTGAAATGGACGAGGAAGACGACCCGGCCACGCCCGCTGTTCCCACAGCGGTGCTGCCTGCGTTTATGGACTACAGCAGCTTTGATG AGCTGTACAACCActtggctgaggaggaggagggcaagaCAGTCAGCAGCTTCCTCCAGGAGCTGATGGACAGAGAGCTTCTGGACCCTGGGACAGCGCAGGATCTGCTGCTGGACTTGGATCCAGccaggaggaggaccagggatCCCAGCGTTACCATGGAAGCGCGCCACAGACAG GTGCGGGAGACCCGGGCGCGGCGGGACGCGGAGCGCGAGCGGCTGCGGCGTGCGCAGGAGGCGAGGCGGGCGGCCCTGGAGGAGGCGCGGCAGAGGGAGTGCGAGGCGGAGGCCCGCCGGCGGGAGGAGGCGCGGCGCGGCGAGGCCCTGGTGCAGAAGGAGATGGGGAGGCTGCGACGGCagatggaggagcagaaggCCCTGGAGCAGCGGGGGAGGCAGAA GGAAAGGGAGAAGCTAGACAGGCAGAAGGCAGCGGTGCTCCCCCCCAGCGCAGggccctccttctccacctacCGCCCCCCCGCAGAGCAGAGCCAGTCCAGGCTCCATATACTCAACCTCCAG TGTCTGCAGAGGCCATTCTCCGGGTGGTACTCGGTGGTGCTGGAGCGCAGGCTGCAGCTCGGTAGGGCAGCGGCACTCTGCGACTGGAGGCGGAGCCTGAGGGCGTGGCGGGCTTGGCGCACGCTCGTGTGGGCCGCCCGGGAGCaccgggagagagaggcgaCAGAGGAGGAGCTGCGGACCGAGCACAG ACACGACCAGCTCGCCGCGGGGGGGGACCGGAGGCGGTTGCTACGGCGATGTTTCAGCACATGGCAGCTGTGGTGGCAGTCGGAGAAGGGTCAGCGAGAGCTCCTGGCTCAGCAGGAGCAGACCCGAAGCAAGATGGCTGCCCTCATCAGCGCCGCGTCCACCGGCAGACTGAGGGGCCCAGAGGCCCCGGCCCAAGGCCTGGGGCCGCCGGGGCCCACCGGGGAGGGGGCCGACCCTCCCGGGGTCCCAGACCGCGTGGGCACTGTCAGACAG aagaaAACAGACGTCCTCCCACCCGCCCCCTCCTCTGGTCGTCAGGGCGATTCCCCTGCCGTCCCCCCTTTGATGCGACCCCCCCAGCCGTGGCAGGTGACCCGCCGCCACGCCGCCGTCTCTGCGTGTGAACGGCGGCAGGCGcagcggaggagaggagcgggggggggagcGGACCAGGGGCCCCGGTCGGAGCCGCGGCACGCCGCCCAGCAGCACACCATCGCCCTGCAGAGGAAGCTCCTCcgggagcagcaggagcacaTCCTGCTGCTGCAGAAAGAGCACTGCCTGCTGGAGGCCCGGGGAgcggcggccccgccccccagccacGGAGCTCCAGAGCAGAG GGCCCAGGGCCGGACCGGAGACCAGAACAGTTGGGGCCGCACCCCCACCAGGAatgcagccaatcagcagcGGCCTCTCCTTGACCCTGTTGTCATGG CGATGGAGGAGCGCGCCCGGCTGCGCTTGGagcggaggagggaggtggaggagatgaggagaaagaaagaggaggagaagctg GCCCAGATgaaagcggaggaggaggagaggcggaggcaggagcaggaggagagacgggaggaggagaggaggaggagggaggagaggaggctgcAGCGAGAG agggaggagcagcagcagcagcatgtgAGGAGCCAGCAGGCGCTGCAGACGACCGCCCGACACCATCACCAGAGAAGCCTGCTACTCCGGCGAGGGTTGGCGCCGTGGCAACGCCTCCTCCGCCTGAAGCGGGGCCACGAGCAG cttgCTGTGAGGCACCACAGGGGGCGGGTCCTGTCAACAGGACTCCGAGCCTGGCATCACTGGACCAGGGCCTCCCTGTCTGAGAAACAGGCAGCAGCAGATCAGCTGAACCGACAGCTCCTGCTGCGGCAGGCTGTGGCCTGCTGGAGACGG ctGGTGGAGTGCCGGGCGCGGCTGGAGGAGCGCGCCCAGGACCACCACCGCGCCACCGCCCAGCGCCGCGTGCTGCGCGCCCTGCTGGCCCTCCTGACCCGGGAGAGGCTGCTCCAGTGGGACCGGCTGGAGGAGGCCCGGCAGCACAGCAGCAG gcGTGTGTTGCGGCGCTGTCTCCGGGTGTGGGTCCTCCTCCCCGGCCGGCAgagggaggagcgggagaaggaggcACGCAGGGAGCagctgaggaggagggtggaggaggtgctgccGGACTTCCGCTGCTCGCCCCTGGGCTCCTTCTga
- the zdhhc23b gene encoding palmitoyltransferase ZDHHC23-B isoform X1, with the protein MKKRANRRSELDEALCCCEYINRQGERSHVAACCCDCEDLDEVCDRWMKLQPQAQGSLDRLSAVLSDRVRVPWLWGGARRLELSVVPPLVLLPALLRLAALHFLLGVAVLTALPVLVLWYYYVTHRKKGRTLFFLSLALFSLAYMYFLFVSEVLPRGGVSPVQLAVVTGGVVLTVAAMLHTKRDPGLVRRARPPHSTVTYAAARYHTDPAFQGPVGREEVLLGPEGEQSAREDWCPACGLARPPRAGHCRICGVCVQRLDHHCVWINSCVGQANHCSFLLTLLLFLLTSLYGIGLVLRSVCPGQNVLLALLYCPGVYRQYSDALCFTCAWYCSMVTAGLLHLLLVQLVHVSLNVTEREVRLAARHGAPGDTTNYSRGLRDNWAEFMTMHLKAPAPTLDAV; encoded by the exons ATGAAGAAGAGAGCCAATCGGAGGTCGGAGTTGGATGAGGCCTTGTGCTGTTGTGAGTACATCAACCGCCAAGGAGAGCGGAGTCATGTGGCCGCCTGTTGCTGTGACTGTGAGGACCTGGATGAGGTCTGTGACAG GTGGATGAAGCTACAGCCCCAGGCGCAGGGCTCCCTGGACCGCCTCTCCGCCGTGCTCTCGGACCGCGTGCGCGTGCCCTGGCTGTGGGGCGGGGCCCGCCGTCTGGAGCTGTCCGTCGTCCCGCCCCTCGTACTGCTGCCCGCGCTGCTGCGGCTGGCCGCGCTGCACTTCCTGCTGGGCGTGGCGGTGCTGACGGCGCTGCCTGTGCTGGTGCTGTGGTACTACTACGTCACCCACCGCAAGAAAGGCCGCACCCTGTTCTTCCTCAGCCTGGCGCTCTTCTCCCTGGCCTACATGTACTTCCTGTTCGTCAGCGAGGTGCTGCCCCGTGGCGGCGTCAGCCCCGTCCAGCTGGCGGTGGTGACGGGTGGGGTGGTGCTGACGGTGGCCGCCATGCTCCACACCAAGCGGGACCCGGGGTTGGTGCGGCGGGCCCGACCCCCTCACAGCACCGTTACCTACGCCGCGGCGCGCTACCACACAGACCCCGCCTTCCAGGGGCctgtggggagggaggaggtgctgctggggccCGAGGGGGAGCAGAGCGCCCGGGAGGACTGGTGCCCCGCCTGCGGTCTGGCCCGGCCGCCCCGGGCTGGACACTGTCGGATCTGCGGCGTGTGCGTGCAGAGGCTGGACCACCATTGTGTCTG GATCAACAGCTGTGTGGGGCAAGCCAATCACTGCAGCTTCCTGCtcacactcctcctcttcctgctgacGTCGCTGTACGGCATTGGTCTGGTGCTGCGCAGCGTGTGTCCTGGTCAGAACGTCCTCCTCGCCCTGCTGTACTGCCCCGGCGTCTATCGCCagtacag cgaCGCGCTGTGCTTCACCTGTGCGTGGTACTGCAGCATGGTGACGGCGGGcctgctccacctgctcctgGTGCAGCTGGTGCACGTCAGCCTCAACGTGACGGAGCGGGAGGTCCGCCTGGCCGCGCGGCACGGGGCCCCCGGCGACACCACCAACTACTCCCGCGGTCTCCGTGACAACTGGGCCGAGTTCATGACCATGCACCTGAAGGCACCAGCGCCAACCCTTGACGCAGTGTGA
- the zdhhc23b gene encoding palmitoyltransferase ZDHHC23-B isoform X2 yields MKKRANRRSELDEALCCCEYINRQGERSHVAACCCDCEDLDEVCDRWMKLQPQAQGSLDRLSAVLSDRVRVPWLWGGARRLELSVVPPLVLLPALLRLAALHFLLGVAVLTALPVLVLWYYYVTHRKKGRTLFFLSLALFSLAYMYFLFVSEVLPRGGVSPVQLAVVTGGVVLTVAAMLHTKRDPGLVRRARPPHSTVTYAAARYHTDPAFQGPVGREEVLLGPEGEQSAREDWCPACGLARPPRAGHCRICGVCVQRLDHHCVWINSCVGQANHCSFLLTLLLFLLTSLYGIGLVLRSVCPGQNVLLALLYCPGVYRQYSGAISHHSLSPPHGRTEPPDGPHVVFKGSGEPSRRSLF; encoded by the exons ATGAAGAAGAGAGCCAATCGGAGGTCGGAGTTGGATGAGGCCTTGTGCTGTTGTGAGTACATCAACCGCCAAGGAGAGCGGAGTCATGTGGCCGCCTGTTGCTGTGACTGTGAGGACCTGGATGAGGTCTGTGACAG GTGGATGAAGCTACAGCCCCAGGCGCAGGGCTCCCTGGACCGCCTCTCCGCCGTGCTCTCGGACCGCGTGCGCGTGCCCTGGCTGTGGGGCGGGGCCCGCCGTCTGGAGCTGTCCGTCGTCCCGCCCCTCGTACTGCTGCCCGCGCTGCTGCGGCTGGCCGCGCTGCACTTCCTGCTGGGCGTGGCGGTGCTGACGGCGCTGCCTGTGCTGGTGCTGTGGTACTACTACGTCACCCACCGCAAGAAAGGCCGCACCCTGTTCTTCCTCAGCCTGGCGCTCTTCTCCCTGGCCTACATGTACTTCCTGTTCGTCAGCGAGGTGCTGCCCCGTGGCGGCGTCAGCCCCGTCCAGCTGGCGGTGGTGACGGGTGGGGTGGTGCTGACGGTGGCCGCCATGCTCCACACCAAGCGGGACCCGGGGTTGGTGCGGCGGGCCCGACCCCCTCACAGCACCGTTACCTACGCCGCGGCGCGCTACCACACAGACCCCGCCTTCCAGGGGCctgtggggagggaggaggtgctgctggggccCGAGGGGGAGCAGAGCGCCCGGGAGGACTGGTGCCCCGCCTGCGGTCTGGCCCGGCCGCCCCGGGCTGGACACTGTCGGATCTGCGGCGTGTGCGTGCAGAGGCTGGACCACCATTGTGTCTG GATCAACAGCTGTGTGGGGCAAGCCAATCACTGCAGCTTCCTGCtcacactcctcctcttcctgctgacGTCGCTGTACGGCATTGGTCTGGTGCTGCGCAGCGTGTGTCCTGGTCAGAACGTCCTCCTCGCCCTGCTGTACTGCCCCGGCGTCTATCGCCagtacag TGGCGCCATCAGCCATCACAGCCTGAGCCCCCCACACGGGAGAACAGAACCCCCAGATGGACCCCATGTGGTCTTCAAGGGATCTGGTGAGCCCAGCAGGAGGTCTTTGTTCTGA